One Candidatus Kapaibacterium sp. genomic window carries:
- a CDS encoding Nramp family divalent metal transporter — MNKEKIIGILKTIGPGILFAGAAIGGSHLVQSTRAGADYGFTLLWIVVMANLFKYPFFEFSYRYTASTGRSLLEGYNDMGRWILVAFTIVSVITGIINLAALALVSAGLAGYIFGGGVDPLMMSIGLVLLCFLLLVIGKYPALDKIMKIMVFLLGVCTFIAFLLAIDRGQNIPPDFTPMDLYTKGGIIFIIALMGWMPAPIELSAWTSLWTLSRSKQKKHIPTLKESLIDFHIGYIGTTLLAIFFLTLGATLMYGTGIQFSNSGAVFAQQLISLYTKLFGSWSAVIIAPAAFITMFSSLLTVMDGYPRAITGSLFLLSKRANQLKLNVYFAIMIIISVLGLIIVSFFAKNLKLMMDVATIVSFLAAPILAFFNYKVVTTKYFPEQGKPPLWLKILAIAGMVFLSGFSLIYLYTLFFLD; from the coding sequence ATGAATAAAGAAAAAATAATTGGCATTTTAAAGACTATCGGACCCGGGATATTGTTTGCAGGAGCAGCAATCGGCGGTTCGCACCTTGTGCAATCTACTCGAGCAGGAGCCGATTACGGATTTACATTGCTATGGATTGTTGTGATGGCAAATCTATTCAAATATCCATTTTTTGAATTCAGCTACAGATATACTGCGTCAACAGGAAGGAGTTTGCTCGAAGGTTACAATGACATGGGCAGATGGATATTGGTAGCTTTTACTATTGTTTCCGTAATCACAGGTATAATCAATCTTGCTGCACTTGCCTTAGTTAGTGCGGGACTTGCCGGATATATATTCGGTGGCGGTGTTGACCCATTGATGATGAGTATCGGATTAGTGCTTTTGTGCTTCTTATTGTTAGTAATCGGCAAATATCCGGCACTTGATAAAATTATGAAAATCATGGTTTTCTTGCTTGGAGTTTGCACTTTTATAGCCTTTTTGTTGGCGATTGACAGAGGACAAAATATTCCTCCTGATTTTACACCTATGGATTTATATACCAAGGGCGGAATAATATTCATCATCGCATTGATGGGATGGATGCCGGCACCAATTGAATTATCAGCATGGACTTCGCTTTGGACATTGAGCAGAAGCAAACAAAAAAAGCATATCCCGACATTGAAAGAGTCGCTTATTGATTTCCATATCGGCTACATTGGTACGACATTATTGGCGATATTCTTTTTGACTCTCGGGGCAACTTTGATGTATGGCACCGGTATTCAATTCTCTAACTCGGGTGCGGTTTTTGCCCAACAACTTATTAGTCTCTATACCAAATTATTTGGTTCTTGGAGTGCTGTAATAATTGCACCTGCTGCGTTTATCACTATGTTCAGCTCATTGTTGACAGTTATGGACGGCTATCCACGTGCTATAACCGGAAGTTTGTTCTTGTTGAGCAAACGTGCCAACCAATTGAAGCTGAACGTTTACTTTGCAATTATGATAATAATAAGTGTTTTGGGACTTATCATTGTCAGCTTTTTTGCTAAGAATCTGAAATTGATGATGGATGTAGCAACGATTGTGTCATTTTTGGCAGCACCAATCTTAGCATTTTTCAACTACAAAGTCGTGACCACAAAATATTTCCCGGAGCAAGGCAAACCACCGCTCTGGCTCAAAATACTTGCTATTGCCGGTATGGTCTTTTTGTCAGGCTTCAGTTTAATCTATTTATATACTTTATTCTTCTTAGATTAA
- a CDS encoding DUF2851 family protein produces MQVENERELLRKVHAYLSNPSQVFMTQSNNRLQILSPGKMNLYDGPDLKNIAILLNGYVIVGDAEFHRSSSDWLRHAHSSNIEYDDVVIHIVFKDDTPIRRDFETLVIDETQLKLLAPTEKRTEIDIANDIEELQNYALIRLLRMTAKAKKMFNNGNLREGFHSNLADFLQRYASKRRRPSYDEKRLNEILENLTNSEMIDFLNFLEIKETVSIPDTMHGFIKKRIANEGAHLRREIVLNCLLPSALSIADDNSRISLFSWFWSTSALNTYGVLKKRFPNIPQNFLWQQQGMLEYIKENGRQPDYISETSNTYGFGEILSFYKLGRLPLEFFED; encoded by the coding sequence ATGCAAGTTGAAAACGAAAGAGAATTATTGCGTAAGGTTCATGCCTATCTCTCGAATCCTTCGCAAGTATTTATGACACAATCAAACAATCGGCTGCAAATTTTATCACCGGGCAAGATGAATTTGTACGATGGTCCCGACCTCAAAAATATTGCAATTTTATTGAACGGCTACGTAATTGTAGGCGATGCGGAATTTCACAGAAGCTCATCGGATTGGCTTCGTCACGCCCACTCCTCGAACATTGAATACGATGACGTTGTGATTCATATCGTATTCAAAGACGACACACCGATTAGAAGAGATTTTGAAACCTTAGTGATTGATGAAACTCAACTTAAGCTGCTCGCTCCGACTGAGAAACGAACGGAAATTGATATTGCCAATGACATCGAGGAGTTGCAAAATTACGCTCTGATTCGCTTGCTCCGAATGACTGCAAAAGCAAAAAAAATGTTCAATAACGGCAATTTGCGAGAAGGTTTTCATTCCAATTTAGCCGACTTTTTGCAAAGATACGCTTCAAAGCGTCGTCGTCCATCGTATGATGAAAAACGATTGAATGAAATTTTGGAAAATTTGACAAATTCGGAAATGATTGATTTTTTGAATTTTCTCGAAATCAAGGAAACTGTTTCAATTCCCGATACGATGCACGGATTTATCAAAAAGCGAATAGCTAACGAAGGTGCACATCTGCGGCGTGAAATTGTGTTGAATTGTTTGCTGCCGTCAGCACTTAGCATTGCTGATGATAATTCGAGAATCAGTCTTTTCTCTTGGTTTTGGTCAACATCGGCGCTGAATACTTATGGTGTTTTGAAAAAAAGATTCCCGAATATTCCTCAAAATTTTCTTTGGCAGCAACAAGGGATGTTGGAATATATCAAGGAAAACGGCAGACAACCTGATTACATTTCCGAAACTTCCAATACATATGGATTCGGGGAGATACTGAGTTTTTATAAATTAGGACGATTGCCCTTAGAATTTTTTGAAGATTAG
- a CDS encoding tetratricopeptide repeat protein translates to MSEENIQEIEDWVTKGDDYAKNQVFDKAVECYTRAITSNPRASFAYFKRGSVLVQLDMFNDALEDFNNAVMLNPSFSFAYFKRGSVKFNLHHYKSAIEDFSTAIELNADFSFAYYKRGMCKLKLKDIDEALEDLNLALELNPGYMPAYLNRGNIYFDKKDYENAVKNYTSALTIEPSQEKTLVARGLANSHIQRYKSALDDFALAVKINPNSHLAYNYRGLIYNKTKNFTLAVIEFDKVIELAPNNADAYNNRAIAHFWMKDYEKAVKDYSRALHLKPNSPHLYFNRANALYYLKQFIEAILDFDKAIELQPGLTSAYFGRANCSVYMNKYRDAIQDFSRAITLNPKFLQAYIGRGNAYLKMKVFKKALEDFTLAIELNKENPIGYLNRGIAFKLEGINEKAAIDFQEFLRLSTHNTRTVIQIKNWLKKMHYPLIRAK, encoded by the coding sequence ATGAGCGAAGAAAACATACAAGAAATTGAGGATTGGGTTACCAAAGGTGATGATTATGCCAAAAATCAAGTCTTTGATAAGGCGGTGGAATGTTATACTCGTGCCATCACAAGCAATCCCCGTGCGTCATTTGCCTACTTCAAGCGTGGCTCGGTGTTAGTCCAGCTTGATATGTTCAATGATGCTCTCGAAGATTTCAATAATGCAGTAATGCTCAACCCAAGTTTTTCATTTGCTTATTTCAAACGCGGCTCGGTAAAGTTCAATCTTCACCACTATAAAAGTGCAATTGAAGATTTTTCGACAGCCATCGAACTTAATGCTGATTTTTCCTTTGCTTATTATAAGCGAGGAATGTGCAAATTAAAGCTCAAAGACATTGACGAGGCACTCGAAGACCTAAATTTAGCACTGGAGCTCAATCCGGGCTATATGCCTGCATATTTAAACAGAGGCAACATTTATTTTGACAAAAAAGATTATGAAAATGCTGTCAAAAATTATACTTCGGCTCTGACGATTGAGCCAAGCCAAGAAAAGACACTCGTGGCTCGCGGTCTGGCAAATTCGCATATTCAGCGATATAAATCAGCCTTAGATGATTTTGCATTGGCAGTGAAAATAAATCCCAATTCGCATTTGGCATATAATTACAGAGGTTTGATTTACAACAAGACCAAAAATTTCACTCTTGCTGTAATCGAATTCGACAAAGTGATTGAATTAGCTCCAAATAACGCCGATGCTTATAATAATCGTGCAATAGCACATTTCTGGATGAAAGATTACGAAAAAGCCGTGAAGGACTATTCCAGAGCTTTACACTTGAAGCCAAATTCGCCTCATTTGTATTTCAACAGAGCGAATGCACTTTATTATTTGAAGCAATTTATCGAAGCAATCCTCGATTTCGACAAGGCTATCGAATTACAACCCGGGCTAACATCAGCATATTTTGGTAGAGCGAATTGCTCGGTTTACATGAATAAATATCGCGATGCAATTCAAGATTTTAGCCGTGCGATTACACTCAATCCCAAGTTTTTACAAGCTTATATCGGCAGGGGCAACGCTTATTTGAAGATGAAAGTATTCAAAAAAGCACTCGAAGATTTCACGCTTGCAATTGAGTTGAACAAGGAAAATCCTATCGGATACCTCAATCGTGGGATTGCATTCAAACTTGAGGGTATAAATGAAAAAGCGGCGATTGATTTTCAAGAATTTCTCCGTCTATCAACGCATAATACCAGAACTGTAATTCAAATCAAAAATTGGCTCAAAAAAATGCACTATCCCTTGATTAGAGCTAAATAA
- a CDS encoding LD-carboxypeptidase, producing the protein MNRKEFLSIASLAIGSLMLSKSIAKANVSQKSTVKPAKLVPGDTIGIVSPGTSVSSPDDLAKVEEILKYLGLNFKYAKNTVSGSGYKTRSVRQRIDDMHEVFADSSIKGVICTRGGYGSGRLVDGLDYDLIRQNPKIFVGYSDITALHLAINKNAGLRTFHGPVLMSSFNNYTATNFRNIVFGDVNFPLVLSNPHSGSSPRNPFPIRTIVPGEAEGITLVANLSLLTSLMGTRFEPDFDGKILLIEDVGEPPYRIDRMLNQLRLAGVFAKIAGLIFGRCDDCGSGSTQNTWDLSLGEVLDSYFAELKIPVFYGFMFGHTDNQLTIPQMCKAKMNAVEGDLTLLESPVI; encoded by the coding sequence ATGAATAGAAAAGAATTTTTAAGCATCGCATCGCTTGCAATCGGCTCGCTGATGCTCTCAAAAAGCATTGCAAAAGCCAATGTTTCTCAAAAATCCACTGTTAAGCCTGCAAAATTAGTGCCAGGCGACACGATTGGCATTGTTTCACCCGGAACTTCGGTAAGTTCGCCTGATGATTTGGCAAAAGTTGAAGAAATTTTGAAATATTTGGGATTGAATTTCAAATATGCGAAGAACACTGTCTCCGGCAGCGGTTATAAAACTCGCTCAGTCCGCCAACGTATTGATGATATGCATGAAGTTTTTGCCGATAGCTCTATCAAAGGTGTGATTTGCACCAGAGGTGGCTACGGCTCAGGGCGTCTGGTTGACGGGCTTGACTATGATTTGATTCGCCAAAATCCGAAAATCTTCGTCGGATATAGTGATATCACTGCACTGCATCTTGCTATAAACAAAAATGCCGGACTCAGAACATTCCATGGTCCGGTTCTCATGTCTTCATTTAATAATTACACGGCTACAAATTTCCGAAACATCGTCTTTGGTGATGTTAATTTCCCGCTTGTTTTGAGCAACCCTCATTCCGGTTCATCGCCTCGGAACCCCTTCCCTATTCGTACTATTGTGCCGGGCGAAGCAGAAGGAATAACGCTCGTCGCAAATTTGTCATTATTGACTTCGCTGATGGGAACGAGATTCGAGCCTGATTTTGACGGGAAAATTTTGCTAATTGAAGACGTTGGCGAACCACCATACCGAATTGACCGAATGTTGAATCAATTGAGGCTTGCGGGAGTATTTGCCAAAATAGCGGGTTTGATTTTCGGACGTTGCGATGATTGCGGTTCCGGTTCTACTCAAAATACTTGGGATTTATCATTGGGCGAAGTGTTGGACAGCTATTTCGCCGAACTAAAGATTCCGGTCTTTTATGGATTCATGTTCGGGCATACCGATAATCAGTTGACTATTCCACAGATGTGCAAAGCTAAGATGAATGCAGTCGAAGGGGATTTAACTTTGCTCGAATCGCCTGTTATTTAG
- a CDS encoding HD domain-containing protein produces the protein MELLLQYDVEFDEDTPFGKDVEADHAYLMDAIDKVGGNLDKELISKAFYFCVEMHKGKYRKSGYPYYTHPLNVTLLLMNELQLHDSNSLAACLLHDTIEDVEIVSTEMITSEFDEDISEMVDGVTKISHSEIIKPEIYTEDNLPHNFSEDNMAGPIKPRVSKAETYRKLFMALVRDARVIMIKLADRLHNMRTLHYLSPKKQVEIAQETLNFYIPIAHRLGLLKVKMELENRSFYYSNRENYEAIRTALNEKRREFIDYIRVFSDLIQNSLNAQNLKHILSIVHKHEYEIHKMTQNGKSISDIDNFYSVVIILQSNDVHECYRALGVLANAFNTISFVDYIAKPKLDWYKSLNTELIGPDGKRIEILIRTKEMDTIAEEGFAANFSLKTGRVRALQFTDSDIDEWGEWMKDMIEEFGDNASQIIWDSLKVNLFDSELTVYSKEGRQISLPKGSTLVDYAFVLSDEYGLHCVTGKVNGSFHDLNYKLNSGDQVEIIKSDNAVPKFEWQKSVVSHRAVAMLHKYFKLNPPKTLLKKKADGNYDTKLIIRGEDRELMLLDITEAIGKSNIKRINLDTADSMFDGALSVMVENVEELNNIMVRLLTVKGVSDVSRVYEEEEK, from the coding sequence ATGGAACTTTTGTTACAGTATGATGTAGAATTTGACGAGGATACCCCCTTCGGAAAGGACGTGGAAGCCGACCACGCCTATTTGATGGATGCTATCGACAAAGTCGGTGGCAATCTTGACAAAGAGCTAATCAGTAAAGCATTTTATTTTTGTGTAGAAATGCACAAGGGTAAATATCGCAAATCGGGCTATCCCTATTATACTCATCCGCTCAACGTCACTTTGTTGTTGATGAATGAGTTGCAGTTGCATGATTCCAATTCATTGGCGGCATGTTTGCTTCATGATACTATCGAAGATGTCGAAATCGTAAGCACGGAGATGATTACAAGCGAATTCGACGAAGATATCTCAGAGATGGTGGACGGCGTAACCAAAATATCACATTCAGAAATTATCAAACCCGAAATATACACTGAAGACAACTTACCTCATAACTTCAGTGAAGATAATATGGCTGGTCCTATTAAACCGCGAGTGAGCAAGGCTGAAACTTATCGAAAATTGTTTATGGCACTCGTTAGAGATGCTCGTGTAATAATGATTAAACTTGCCGATAGATTGCACAATATGCGTACTTTGCACTATCTTTCGCCCAAAAAACAAGTAGAAATCGCCCAAGAAACATTAAACTTTTATATTCCGATAGCTCATAGATTGGGTTTGCTCAAAGTAAAAATGGAATTGGAAAATCGTTCATTTTACTACTCAAATCGCGAAAATTACGAAGCTATCAGGACTGCATTGAACGAAAAGCGCCGCGAATTCATTGATTACATCAGAGTTTTCTCGGATTTAATCCAAAATTCGCTGAACGCACAAAACCTCAAGCATATTTTATCTATCGTTCACAAACACGAATACGAAATCCACAAGATGACCCAAAACGGGAAATCAATCAGCGATATAGATAATTTTTATTCTGTGGTGATTATACTCCAATCCAACGATGTACACGAATGTTATCGTGCTTTGGGAGTATTGGCTAATGCTTTCAATACTATTAGCTTTGTTGACTACATCGCAAAGCCCAAGCTCGATTGGTACAAATCACTCAACACAGAGCTTATCGGTCCCGACGGAAAGCGAATCGAAATACTGATACGCACCAAGGAGATGGATACAATAGCCGAAGAAGGCTTTGCAGCAAACTTTTCGCTCAAAACCGGCAGGGTGCGAGCACTTCAATTCACCGATTCGGATATTGACGAATGGGGCGAATGGATGAAGGATATGATTGAAGAATTCGGCGATAATGCATCGCAGATTATTTGGGATTCGCTGAAAGTAAATCTTTTCGATTCAGAGCTCACAGTATATTCGAAAGAAGGGCGACAAATTTCTCTGCCTAAGGGTTCAACTTTGGTTGATTATGCGTTTGTACTATCGGATGAATATGGTTTGCATTGCGTAACAGGCAAAGTAAATGGTTCATTTCATGATTTGAACTACAAACTGAATTCCGGCGACCAAGTCGAAATTATCAAATCGGACAATGCAGTTCCGAAATTTGAATGGCAAAAAAGTGTAGTCTCGCATAGAGCAGTAGCAATGCTTCACAAATATTTCAAACTCAATCCGCCAAAAACTTTGCTTAAGAAGAAGGCTGATGGCAATTATGATACAAAACTTATCATTCGTGGCGAAGACCGCGAATTGATGCTACTCGATATAACGGAAGCCATAGGCAAATCGAATATCAAGCGAATCAATCTCGATACGGCAGATTCGATGTTCGATGGCGCACTTTCAGTCATGGTCGAAAACGTCGAAGAGCTGAATAATATCATGGTACGATTGCTTACAGTCAAGGGTGTGAGCGATGTCAGCAGAGTTTATGAAGAAGAGGAAAAATAA
- a CDS encoding PorT family protein produces the protein MMKRIAFSILFSLFVVSSAFAQLSVGPKIGYTASKLSFDENDISSSFNSSFQYGVFARIGEDWFIQPEIMMTQKGGVLTYNSAEYGSTHQTIDFAALFGIHLFDFKLAKLNVQAGPVASIITEKGVLEIEGVVEESEFSDAMWSMQFGLGLDILMFTLDVRYELGMSSVYSGDFNAKNSLIQVTLGWKMLSF, from the coding sequence ATGATGAAAAGGATAGCATTTAGCATTTTGTTCAGTCTATTTGTAGTATCCTCGGCTTTCGCACAACTTAGCGTTGGTCCGAAAATTGGATACACAGCTTCTAAACTATCGTTTGACGAGAATGATATTTCGAGTTCGTTTAACAGTTCTTTTCAATACGGTGTCTTTGCACGAATTGGAGAAGATTGGTTTATACAACCTGAAATAATGATGACACAAAAGGGTGGTGTATTGACCTATAATTCAGCAGAATACGGTAGTACACACCAAACAATAGATTTTGCTGCACTGTTCGGAATTCATCTTTTCGACTTCAAATTAGCTAAACTCAATGTTCAAGCCGGACCTGTGGCATCAATCATTACCGAAAAAGGGGTGCTTGAAATAGAAGGTGTGGTCGAGGAATCTGAATTCAGCGATGCAATGTGGTCTATGCAGTTTGGTCTTGGGCTTGATATATTGATGTTCACTTTAGATGTCCGTTATGAGTTAGGTATGAGCAGTGTGTATAGCGGCGATTTTAACGCCAAGAACTCACTGATTCAAGTTACTCTCGGATGGAAAATGTTATCTTTTTAA
- a CDS encoding tetratricopeptide repeat protein, with translation MKKIALSILMLIVGTIAFQGFQCASRNMTTAKVAYNNRDYDKSIEYLKMELAANPNNGEAYVYLTEIYMTKNEFALASESANKALKSNIDETQRNTMRIRINQIWVEAYNQGVESYSKYLETKEKAHIDKAMANFDLGISIRPEITDFYNFKGSAYEVIGDTLKALQQYELFVEKSMKDISFAKENGFYYDMTRRAVNDKLGKPKNSQVKSTPKGDTTITDHFVINDKDLFMFYDQDKANYMLKGWRYDPPMERLEVERSQRFNMNTTPIRALAQLHYVRKEFDASLKYIQLFAQIEPTNPEANTSLVALYQELGKTDDALKSVDELTKTDPKNKYAWAQYGDLLQNMSRYQESIQKYEKALEIDPNYEFVLRNIASAYKNLAGDVQRKQQDKIEADPKYMPDYEEYFPHLRKSAEYFSRAMNTSEFANDFQVMGELANIYTVLDQANELKQILNKLEAIESTVPKNKRDQYYLILMKIYGDLKESQKLQEVRAKYDNL, from the coding sequence GTGAAAAAAATAGCCCTTTCAATTTTGATGCTCATAGTAGGCACAATCGCTTTCCAGGGTTTTCAATGCGCTTCGAGAAATATGACTACTGCAAAGGTCGCTTATAACAACAGAGACTATGACAAATCTATAGAATATCTGAAAATGGAATTGGCAGCTAACCCCAATAACGGCGAAGCATATGTATATCTGACAGAAATCTATATGACAAAGAATGAATTCGCTTTAGCTTCGGAATCCGCTAATAAAGCTTTGAAAAGCAATATAGACGAAACCCAACGGAACACTATGAGAATTCGGATTAACCAAATTTGGGTCGAAGCGTATAATCAAGGCGTCGAAAGTTATTCAAAATACTTAGAAACCAAAGAGAAAGCCCACATTGACAAAGCAATGGCAAATTTTGACCTTGGGATTTCAATCAGACCCGAAATTACAGATTTCTACAATTTCAAAGGTTCTGCATACGAAGTGATTGGCGACACTTTGAAAGCTTTGCAACAATATGAATTATTTGTCGAAAAATCCATGAAAGACATATCATTTGCTAAAGAGAACGGATTTTATTACGACATGACTCGCAGAGCTGTGAATGACAAATTGGGCAAACCCAAAAACAGCCAAGTGAAATCAACTCCTAAAGGCGATACGACAATCACTGACCATTTTGTAATCAATGACAAAGATTTGTTCATGTTTTATGACCAAGACAAAGCTAACTACATGCTGAAAGGATGGCGATATGACCCGCCGATGGAAAGACTTGAAGTCGAACGTTCGCAAAGATTCAATATGAATACAACCCCAATCAGAGCATTGGCGCAACTTCATTACGTACGTAAGGAATTTGATGCATCGCTAAAATATATCCAATTATTTGCCCAAATTGAACCTACAAACCCCGAAGCAAACACTTCGTTGGTCGCATTATATCAGGAATTGGGCAAAACAGACGATGCACTCAAGTCAGTTGATGAACTTACTAAAACTGACCCTAAGAACAAATACGCTTGGGCACAATATGGCGACTTGCTCCAAAATATGAGCCGCTATCAAGAGTCTATTCAAAAGTATGAAAAAGCTTTGGAAATTGACCCAAATTACGAATTTGTACTTCGCAATATAGCTTCGGCTTATAAAAATTTAGCGGGTGATGTTCAGCGAAAACAACAAGATAAAATCGAAGCTGACCCTAAATATATGCCCGATTACGAAGAGTATTTCCCTCATTTGAGAAAATCTGCCGAATACTTTTCAAGAGCGATGAATACATCCGAATTTGCGAATGATTTCCAAGTGATGGGCGAATTGGCAAATATTTATACTGTTCTCGACCAAGCAAATGAATTGAAGCAAATTCTGAACAAACTCGAAGCTATTGAAAGCACAGTGCCAAAAAACAAAAGAGACCAATACTATCTCATACTAATGAAAATTTATGGTGATTTGAAAGAATCACAAAAATTGCAAGAAGTAAGAGCAAAATACGACAATTTATAA
- a CDS encoding DUF3467 domain-containing protein, whose amino-acid sequence MNDKNAPKQQQINIELGEKEAEGIYSNLAIISHSPAEFVVDFTRVLPGVPKAKVHARIIMTPQHAKLLMRALHDNIARYENTHGEINIDNPNNLNNFPGFFGGSPKVN is encoded by the coding sequence ATGAATGATAAAAATGCACCTAAACAACAACAAATAAATATCGAGTTGGGCGAAAAAGAAGCCGAAGGTATTTATTCAAATTTGGCAATTATTTCACATTCGCCTGCCGAGTTTGTTGTGGACTTTACGAGAGTCTTACCGGGTGTACCCAAAGCAAAAGTACACGCCCGAATCATTATGACGCCACAACATGCAAAATTGCTCATGAGAGCTTTGCATGACAATATAGCACGATACGAGAACACTCATGGCGAGATTAACATAGACAATCCCAACAATTTGAACAATTTTCCGGGTTTTTTCGGAGGTAGCCCGAAGGTGAATTAA
- a CDS encoding DUF1957 domain-containing protein has protein sequence MYKGNYVLILHTHLPWVLHHGKSPHGVDWLNEAVAECYIPLLNVFNDLVAEGISPNVTLDISPVLCEQLEHPDFKKIFLDYCDEKIAAAQRDKIEFSSRGYDPHHIWLTQFWEDWFRERRADFTDKYDMSIIKGLKKLQDDGHIEVMTCGATHGYFPMLGFDRSVNLQVKAAVENYKKHFGREPRGTWLPECAYRPAYEWQSYLPVAPFNEKKLRAGVEQIIALHGIKYFVTDENLLLKSVPLGKFTDKENDVFVPVNSPSFQHTAWNFDKSSLRLYEVSSGVETKYGTAAAFVRHQDISMQVWSGEVGYPGQPDYLDFHKKHVDSGLRYWRVTDTKADMMYKTLYHTDWTFDKIDLQTNHFIHHIENALNYYHNITGMFGTLCTPFDTELFGHWWFEGPLFIKSLLKGMHNSPHTKAATAWEQYNKINPTEVIKLPEGSWGEGNSHEVWSNDDNNWTWEAIYNNELRLSKIYESNSIPDLGALQRRILTQALRELMLLQSSDWQFLIYTRSAQDYAEQRFVYHHSDFNKLCDLFETYAGKSEIELNDELYLSETEERNSIFPELNPEWWAEPFS, from the coding sequence ATGTACAAAGGAAATTATGTTCTAATCCTGCATACTCATCTGCCCTGGGTTTTGCATCATGGCAAATCTCCGCACGGAGTGGATTGGTTAAACGAAGCTGTGGCAGAATGTTATATTCCACTGCTAAATGTTTTTAACGATTTAGTAGCCGAAGGTATTTCACCCAATGTTACACTCGATATTTCCCCTGTTCTTTGCGAACAACTCGAGCATCCTGATTTCAAGAAAATTTTCCTTGATTATTGCGACGAAAAAATTGCCGCTGCTCAAAGGGACAAAATCGAATTTTCCTCGCGTGGATACGACCCGCACCATATTTGGTTGACACAGTTCTGGGAAGATTGGTTCAGAGAGCGGAGGGCTGATTTCACTGATAAATATGATATGTCTATTATCAAAGGTTTGAAGAAGCTGCAAGATGATGGTCATATCGAAGTAATGACATGCGGTGCAACTCACGGTTATTTCCCAATGCTCGGATTTGACCGAAGTGTGAATTTGCAAGTCAAAGCTGCCGTAGAGAATTACAAAAAGCACTTTGGCAGAGAGCCTCGCGGCACATGGTTGCCCGAGTGTGCATATCGCCCGGCTTATGAATGGCAATCTTATCTTCCTGTGGCTCCATTTAATGAAAAGAAATTACGTGCAGGTGTTGAACAAATCATTGCTTTGCACGGCATAAAATATTTTGTCACAGATGAGAATTTATTGCTAAAATCTGTTCCCTTGGGCAAATTTACAGACAAGGAAAACGACGTTTTTGTGCCTGTCAATTCACCATCATTCCAGCATACTGCTTGGAATTTCGACAAATCATCGCTTAGATTGTACGAAGTTAGTTCGGGAGTTGAGACTAAATATGGCACTGCGGCGGCATTTGTGCGTCATCAAGATATTTCGATGCAAGTATGGAGTGGCGAAGTTGGCTATCCCGGGCAACCGGATTATTTAGATTTCCACAAAAAGCACGTTGATTCGGGTTTGAGATATTGGAGAGTGACAGATACCAAAGCCGATATGATGTATAAAACACTCTATCATACCGATTGGACTTTCGATAAAATTGATTTGCAAACTAATCATTTCATTCATCATATCGAAAACGCACTGAATTATTACCACAACATCACCGGAATGTTTGGGACTTTGTGCACTCCGTTCGATACTGAGCTTTTTGGTCATTGGTGGTTCGAAGGACCGCTTTTCATCAAATCTTTGCTCAAAGGTATGCATAATTCTCCTCATACCAAAGCTGCAACAGCTTGGGAACAATACAACAAAATCAACCCAACTGAAGTAATCAAATTACCGGAAGGTTCGTGGGGTGAAGGCAACAGCCACGAAGTTTGGTCAAACGACGACAATAATTGGACATGGGAAGCAATTTATAATAATGAATTGAGATTAAGCAAAATATACGAAAGCAATTCGATTCCCGATTTGGGAGCTTTGCAAAGAAGGATATTGACTCAGGCGTTGAGAGAGCTTATGCTGCTCCAATCTTCGGATTGGCAATTTTTGATTTATACACGTTCGGCTCAAGATTATGCCGAGCAAAGATTTGTATATCATCATTCCGATTTTAACAAATTATGCGATTTATTTGAAACTTATGCCGGAAAATCTGAAATTGAATTGAACGATGAGCTATATTTGAGCGAAACAGAAGAACGCAATTCCATCTTTCCGGAACTAAATCCGGAATGGTGGGCGGAACCTTTTAGTTAA